The Acidimicrobiales bacterium region GGCGACGACATCACGATGAACGCACTACTCGCCCATGCCGGTGGATGACACCACCGCCGTGACGATCGCGGCGCGACCGCGCCGGAGGATGAGATGACCGACACCACCATCAGCACCGACGACGCGTCGACGGTGAGACCGGCCGGCGCTCCCGGCCGGGTGAGCCAGGCGATCGCGAACCTTCCCGAGACGGCAGCGCTGCTGTTCGTCCTCGTCGGTCTGATCATCTACTTCTCGATCGCGTCGGAGTTCTTCTTCGACTTCGACAACTTCGTCAACATCGGACAGAACTCGGCGGTCGTCGGCATCATCGCCATGCCCGCCACGATCCTGCTGATCGGAGGCCAGGTCGACCTCTCGGTTGGTTCCGTCGCCGGACTGCTGGGGATGACGATGGCCGTCACCACGACGGCCACCGACGCCACCACGACGCCCTACGGACTAGGGGCCGGGATCGGCCTTGCCATCCTCATCACGATCGGCCTGGCGCTCGCCATAGGCTTCTTCAACGGCCTCGCCGTCACCAAGATCGGCCTCAACTCGTTGATCGTCACACTGGGCGGTCTGGCCATGTTCCGGGGCCTGGCGAAGGTCCTGGGAGACGGGCAGACCATCCGGCTCAACGGGTTCGGCGACCTGGGCGTCAGCCGGCCGCTGTTCGACATCCCCACCCCCGTCTACATCTTCATCGGCGTGTCGATCGCCTGTCACCTGCTCTTGAAGTACACCGTGTACGGGCGCTCCATCTACGCCGTCGGCTCGAATCCCCAGGCGGCGCGTCTCGCGGGCATCCGGACCGACCGGGTGCTGTTCATCGCCTTCGTCCTGACAGCACTGGCCGTTGCGCTCGCGGCGATGATCCGTGTGTCCCAGATCGGCAGCGCGTCCACCAACGCGGGTTCGGGGTTCGAACTCACCGTCGTCACCGCGATCATCCTCGGTGGCGCCAGCCTCTCGGGTGGCCGCGGCTCGATCGCCGGCACATTCCTCGCCCTCCTCGTCCTCAACACGCTACAGAACGGCCTCATCCAGACCGGCGTGCCGTCTTTCTGGATCGAGTTCAGTGAGGGCGCTCTACTCATCATCGCGGTCTCCTTCGACCGCCTCCGGGTCCGCCTCGGCGGGGCAGGGTAGAACCGGCACGGCGACCCGGCGGGATCGAGGCCACCGTATGGTGACCGGGCGGGCCGTGGCGGTCGGACAGTTCCTACTCGAGGCCAACACCTTCTCTCCGCTGCGCCACGACCTCTCGGCGTTCGAACCCGCGGGCCTGCACCTCGACGGTGGATTCGGACGGTCTGATCTGCCCGATGACGAGCTCGCGGCAGCGTGGGACGTGCTCGCCACGAACGGGTTCCGACCCGTGCCGACCGTCCGGGCATGGGCGGGCGCGGGACCGCAGCTGACAGCCGGGGCGTTCGAGGCGATACTGCACGGAATCGTCGAACCCCTGACCGACGAGCTTGCCGGTGTCTTCCTCTCCCTCCACGGCGCCTCCGCCGCGGAGAACGTGGACGATCCGGAGGGCGAGATCCTCGAGCGTGTCCGGACGCGGGTCGGTCGGCACGTGCCCATCGCGGTGAGCCTCGACTGCCACGCAGGCATCACGGACCGGATGGTCGACAACGCCGATGTCATCACCGCCTACCGGACGGTCCCCCACATGGACCTGTACCGGACCGGACGACAGGCTGGAGAGCTGTTGGTCGCGGCGATGAACGGTGGGACCCGTCCCGTCACGGGCTGCGTCACCATCCCGATGGTCGCCCCGGCCGACCGACAGAGCAACGACCTCGAACCGTTCGGGTCGCTCATGGACGCCTGCGCAGAAGCAGAGAAGCAACCAGGGGTCCTCGCCGCGGCCTTCTTCCCGTCGCATCCGTGGCGGGACGTCGAATCGTTGTCCTGGAGCGTGACGTGTACGACCGACGGCGATGCGGATCTCGCCGACGACGTCGCCACTGCGATCGCCGAGGAAGTCTGGCGAGCCCGCCACGAACTCACCGGGTCGGAGCGGCCCGACATTGCCACCGCGCTCAGGACGGCCCTTGCCGGGCCCGCCCCGTTCGTGCTCGCAGACGCGGGCGACAGTCCGACCGGTGGTTCACCCGGTGATTCCACCGAACTGCTGAGGGCAGCGGCGCCCCACCGTGACCACCCGATCCATCTGACGATCCGCGATCCTCGAGCAGCACGTTCGTGCCTGGCGGCCGGGGCCGGAGCGATGCTTCGCGTCACACTCGGAAACGGAGCCATCGGCACGTACAACGCGGCCACACCGGTCGTTGCGGCAGTTGAATCACTCCCGGCCGGGGACTTCGCCTACACGGGATCTCTCGCCGCCGGTAGGCGTGGCACCCTCGGCGACGCAGCCGTGCTCGCCATCGGCGAAATCCGCATCGTCGTCCACTCCGAGACCGTGATGTTGATCGATCCGGTCCCCTACGAGGCAGCAGGACTCGATCCCTCCTCGGCAATGGTGATCCAGGCCAAGTCACACGTCAGCTACCGGGAGGGTTTCGCCCGGATCACCGACCGCAGCGTCGTGGCGAATACGCCGGGTCCGACCGCAGCCGACCTGCGACTGCTGCCATACCGCCGCCGCCCGTCGCCGCTCTTTCCCTTCGAGGACGACGTCAACCCATCACCCATCCGCCGTTGACGTCAACGGTCACACCGTTGACGAACGCCGCCTCCTCGGATGCGAGGAACGACACCACTGCCGCCACCTCCCGACCCTCCCCCAGACGCCCCGCCGGTATCTGGGCCAGCACGCGGTCGAGCAGCTCGGAGGACCTCTCGAACTGCGCGTTGGCCATCGGCGTGGCGATGCCACCCGGGTTGATGGCGTTGGCGGTCAGCCCGCTGCCGCCGAGGTGGCGGGCGAAGCTACGGGTGAGCGACACGAGACCGGCCTTGGAGGCCGCGTAGACGGCCGAGTCGGACAGCCCCCCGGTCCGGGCCGCGACGCTCGCGACATTGACGATCCGACCCCATCCCCGCTCGGCCATCCCGACCGATGCGGCCTGGGACAACAGGAACGGGGCCCGGAGGTTGACGGCGAGGGTCTGGTCGAACTGATCCACCGTGAATTCCCCGATTGGGACCTCGTGGAGGATTGCGGCGTTGATCACCAGGACGTCGACGCGGCCGATTTCATCTATGAGCCCCCTGCACGCCGCGGGATCGGACAGGTCGACCTTCACAGTCCGGTCGAAGACCTCACCGTCGTGTGCGCTGACGTCGACGCCGATCACCCGATGTCCGGTGGCGGCCAGGGCAACTGCGCAGGCCAGCCCGATCCCCTGGGCCGATCCGGTCACGAGAGCCGTTCGCGTCGTCCCGTTCATGAGGCCCACGTCCTGACGGCACCTGAGGCCAGAACGCTCTCGACTGCGCTTCCGTTCATCGAGCCCCAAGGTAGCTGGCGGGCCGGACGACTGGAAACGATTCGACTACTGTAGGCACACAGGCCCCGACCCGAGGAGAGCGAGCACCGATGGCCGACCGACTCGACTTCGTCGACACCCACGTCCACTTCTGGGAGCGCCCCCACGACAAGCTCGAATGGGTGTGGCTGGCCGACGACGCCATCCATCCCCAACTCGGCAAGATCACCAAGTTGAAGGAACACACCAGCTACTCCGAGCCGCAGCTGCGCGAGGACACGGCGGGGTTGAACGTCACCAAGATCGTCCACGTGCAGGCTGCGATCGGCTCGGCTGACCCGGTCGACGAGACAGCCTGGCTCCAGGAGATGGCCGATCGGACGGGTTGGCCCAACGGGATCACCGGCGACGCCCGCCTGCAGAGCCCCGATGTCGAGGCCACCATCGAGCGTCACTGCGAACACGCGAACATGCGGGGTCTCAGGGACTTCGCAGAGGGCGACTACCTCGTGGACCCGAACTTCCACCGTGGCTACGCGCTGCTCGAGAAGTACGACCTCGTCTACGACCTCGACTGCACGTTCGACAACATGGCCAAGGCCGCGGATCTGGCTCGGAAGTTCCCGAACATCACGCTGATCCTCGACCACGCCGGATTCCCCCAGGACCGCACAGACGCCTATCTCCAACAGTGGCGAAAGGGCATGGCGGCCCTGGCCGAGGCCGACAACGCAGTAGTCAAGATCTCCGGGCTCGGGATGGGCGACTACATGGCCGGCGGAAGCTGGACTGTCGAGAGCATCCGCCCCTACGTGCTGGGTTGCATCGAGGCCTTCGGCGTGGAGCGCTCCTTCTTCGGGAGCAACTGGCCGGTGGATCGCATGTACTCGACCTACGAGACGATGCTCGACGCGTACGTCGAGATCACGAGCGGATTCTCCGAGGACGAGAAGGTCGCCCTGTTCTCCGCCAACGCGGAGCGGATCTACCGGATCTGACGGCGGTCGCGACCTCGGCGGTGGACACCGCCGAGGTCGTCAGTAGCGGTCCGGCCGATCGCCCGTGACAGCCTCGCGCGCCGCGGTCAGCTAGCGGTCGACGCGGTACTTGTCGATGTAGCCGGTGTCGAGTTCGAGTCCCCAACCGGGACCCGTCGGCAGTGAGTACATGCCGTCACGGATCGGCGAGCGGTTGGCGATGAGGTCCCAGAAGAGCGGGTCGCGGGTCGGGTGGAAGACCTCGGTGTAGGTGCCGTGTGGCACCGAGGCGAGCATGTGTGCGGCGATCTGGACCTCTTCGTGGTGGCCCATCTCGACGCCGAAGACCTTCGCGATCCCCGCGATGCGACGCCACTCGGTGGGTCCTCCGCTCCAGCTCGCGTCGAAGTTGCAGACGTCGATCGCTCCGGACTCGATGAGCTCACCCATCCCCTGACGTGTGAACTCGCTCTGTCCGGCGGCGACCCGCACGCCCGCCATGTAGCGGACGTCGCGCATCCACCGGACGTCGTTGTACCAACGGACCGGTTCTTCGAACCAGCGGATGTTCTCCGCACCGACGAGGCGGACGAACTCGACCGCCTCGTCCACCGTGTAGCCCTGGTTTGCGTCGACAGTCAGGACGAAATCGTCTCCACCGGCCTTGCGGGCCACCTCGAAACGCTTCGCGTCCTCGGCCGGGGACAGACCGCCGATCTTGAGCTTGCACCCGGCGAGTCCGAAGCCGAGGTACTCCTCCATCTCAGCGGCGAGTTGGGCATCGGTCTTGCCGTAGTAGCCGCCGATGGCGACGATGGGAATCTCGTCGCGGAAGCCACCCCAGAGGCGGTTGATGGGGAGTCCGGCCACCTTGCCGACGATGTCCCACAGCGCCGAATCGATGGCGCCCATTCCCATCACGACGAGCTTGCGGTCCCTCAAGATGTCGAAGGTGGGTGGAAGCATCGCGTCCCAGCACTGCTCGACGAGCAGGGGGTCGCGACCTTCGATGAGCGGGAACAGTTCCTCGATCATGATCTTGGCGATCTCGTGCTGGGTGTCGACCTCGTCGCCGTTGAAGCACTCACCCACCACGCCGTCGTCGGTGGTGATGCGGGTGATCAACGTCGCCCGTTCCGACATGGAGTACTTGGATCCCCGGAAGGTCTCCGCCAGCGGGACCACCAGTGGAATGACCTCGATCCGTTCGATCTTCACCTTCGCAGCACCTCTCATCGGCAGCCCCGTCAGGTTACCGGTATCGTTTCCAATACGCCAGCCCGCGTAGACTGCTCCGGTCCGATCGAGGAGGTCGCAGTGGCGAGACGTGAAGCCACGATGAAAGACGTCGCAGAACACGCCGGGGTGGCCCTCTCTTCGGTGTCTCGTGTCCTCAACGACCATCCCGACGTGAGCGAGGAGATGCGCCAGCAGGTCCTCGACGCCATCGAATCGGTGGGCTACGAGCCGAATCTGCTCGCGTCGAGTCTGCGGAGAGGGTCGACCAAGACCATCGGCTTTCTGGCGAGCGACATCTCCAACCCCCTGTTCGCGGAGATCGCGCTCGGGGCTGAGCGCCGCCTCGACGAGGCCGGATACACGATGGTCCTCACGAACTCGGAGGGCAGTGGTGAGCGTGACGAGCGGATGATCCGTCTGCTGCGGTGGCGCCGCACAGACGGACTGATCCTCTCGGTCTCCGACGAGCGGCGACCGGGCACCCTCGCGGAGTTGGCGCGCCTGGAGGAACCGGTCGTGCTCGTGGACCGCGACATCCGCAACCTGGAGAACGCCTCGACCGTGTCGTCTGATCACGCCCGGGGGATGCGGGCCGCGGTCGACCACCTGATCGATCTCGGTCACTCGAGGGTGGCTCTGATCTCTGGCTCACGCAGTCTGCGGCCGGTACGTGAACGTCTCCGCGGATTCCGCCGGGCCTTCCGGGCCAATGACCTGGAACCACCGGAGGAACTGCTGCGGGTCGGTAGCTTCAGCGCGGATTACGGAGAGAAGGCGACCCTCGAGCTCTTCGGCATCGACGACCCTCCGACCGCCCTCATCGCCGGCGGAAACCTCCTGCTCACGGGCGTCCTACGGGCACTGCGCCAACTCGACCTCGCCGTCGGCGACGACGTGGCTCTGATCTCGTGCGACGACGTCCCGCTCACCGAGCTCCACTCGCCTCCGATCACCGTCATCGACCGTGACGCTGTCCGCATCGGTGAGCTCGCCGCCGAGTTGCTGCTGGAACAACTCGAGAACGGCGGGACCCCGGGCGTGGCGGAGGCGCCGACGACACTGATCATCCGGGAGTCGACGACCCGGTCGCGACCGGGGGGAACGAAGAAGTGACGACATCGGACAGCGATGCGTCGGCGGTGTGGCCCGACCACGAGCTCGTCACCTCGAGCGAAGACGGGCGCTCGGTGATCGCAGGGGTCCAACAGCCGCTCATGCGGTCCACGGACTTCGCGCCGCCGGCGGAACCGTTCCTGGTGTCGGAGCCCATCGACGTCGACCGCATGTTCTTCTTCGAGGTCCCGGTCGGGTGGGCCGGCGACTGGCACCCCTCACCGAGGGCGCAGTACTACGTGCAGTTGCGTGGCTCGTTGCGTGTCGAGTTCGGTTCCGGCGAGTCCCGGCTGATAAGTCCGGGCGAGCTGATGCGACTCGAGGACGTGACCGGCGAGGGTCATCGCAGCAGCGTTGTGGGCGACGAGCCGGCCCGAGGTCTCTTCGTGCAGTTGCGTCAGCCCGCCGACCCCTGAGGTCTCCGGTCCCCCGGATGTCTCTTCGTGCAGCTGCGGACGGACGTGATCAGTCGCTGGTGATGACGGCGATGGGCGTCCCGTTGGGGACCTCGTCCTGTTCGGATACGAGCCGTTCCGTCAGGACTCCCGCGACGGGGGCGGGTACGTCGGCCTCCACCTTGTCGGTCTCCGCCCGGAACAGGACGTCGCCCGCGGCGACCGTGTCGCCCTCGGCGACGAGCCACTCGAGGACCACGACCTCTTCGGTCGTGTCGCCGAGCTTGGGCAACTTGATGGTGTGACGCATGGTGGTCCTCCGACTCAGTCAGCGACGATGTTGGCGAACATGGCTGCCACACCCGCGGAGGGCGCGGCCTTCACTGTCTCGACGACCTGCTCGATCTGCGCCGCGATCGCTGCGTCGATCTCCTCGGCGTCAGCTTCGCTCATGAGGCCCTCGGTGACGAGTCGCGCCCGGAATCCGGCGATCGGGTCCTTCTCGAACCACTCGTCGAATTCGCCCTCGGGCCGGTACGGCGCGGTGTCGGACCGTGAGTGACCGGCGTAGCGGTACGTCTTCATCTCGAGCAGGGTCGGCCCTTCGCCGGCCCGCGCTCTGTCGAGGGCGCCCGCTGTCGCCTCGGCGACCGCGTCGACATCCTGACCGTCCACGATGATGCCGGGAATGGCGTAACTCGCTGCACGGTCGGCGATGTCGGTGACCGGTGTCGTGAGGTCGATGCGGCTGTACTCGCCGTACTGGTTGTTCTCGCACACGAACACCACGGGGAGGTTCCAGATGGCGGCGAGGTTGAGACCCTCGTGGAAGGCGCCGATGTTCGTCGATCCGTCGCCGAACACGGCGATCGCCGCATCGTCGGTGCCGCGTACCTGTGCCGTCAGCGCCGCACCAGCGGCCACCGGGATCCCGGCGCCGACGATGGCGAACGTCGGCAGGAGGCCGACCTCCATGTCACACAGGTGCATCGATCCGCCGACTCCACCCACCGAGCCGATCTCGCGTCCCATGATCTCGCCGATCACGTCGGTGGGGCTGAGCCCCAGGGCAAGCGCCACACCGTGACCCCGGTATGTGCACGTGACATGGTCGGTGGGTCGGGCCGCAGCGGCGATTCCAACCGCGACAGCCTCCTGGCCGAGGCACAGGTGGGTGGTCCCGTGAACGACACCTTCTCCGAAGAGTGCCTGGACCCTGTTCTCGAGTGTCCGGATCTCGACCATCCGCTCGTAGCGGGTTCGCCGATCCGTGCGGACCGCTTCGCGTCGTTGCGTCGACTCGCTCACTTGACCATCCCTTCGGCCTTCCACCACGGCGCCGGAATGCGCCCTGTCTCGAGAAACTCGCCGACCTGCGCTCCGATGTAGCCGGGCATGGGCATGTAGCGCTCCTCGAGTTCCTTGCCGTAGGGCACGGGTACGTCGGGAGCTGTGATGCGAAGCGGCGGGGCGCTCATCTCGCCGAACAACTCGGCGACGACCGCGGAGACGACGTCGGCGCCCCATCCTCCCAGCAGCGGGTTCTCTTCGACCGTGACCAGACGTCCCGTGCGGGCGACCGATTCGAGCACGGCTGCGCTGTCCCACGGCTGGAGGCACTGGAGGTCGATGACCTCGGCGGACCAGGACGCGGCGGTGGCGGCTTCGACGGCGAAATCGACCATCGAGCCGAGCGCGACGATCGTCACGTCGTCGCCGTCCATCACCTGGCGGGCGGTTCCCAGCACCGGAATCGCATCCTCGCCGGTCTCGACGTCGCCCCGTTGGGCGTAGAGCCGCCGAGGTTCGAGGATCACCGTCGGGTTGTCGTCGCGGATCGCCGCCCGCATCAGCCCGTAGGCGCTCTGCGGTCCCGATGCCATCGCCAGCTTCAGGCCGGGGCTTCCGAGAAGCCATCCCTCGAGTGTCTGGGAATGCTGCGTGCCGAATCCGAGCCCGGCGCCGACCGAGGCCCGCACCGTCAACGGCACGGAGACCTCGCCTTTGGAGAGGTAGAGGAACTTCGCTCCCTCGGTGGTCACCTGATCGAGAGCCACGCCCAGGAACTCGACGAACATGATCTCGACCACGGGCCGCAGTCCCGTAGCCGCCGCGCCGACGGCTGCACCGAGAAACCCCATCTCCGAGATCGGGGTGTCGCGGACGCGCAGCGGCCCGAACTCGTCGAGCAGGCCGTCGGAGGTCTTGAACGGCCCCTCTGCGACGGCCACGTCCTCGCCGAACACCACCACGTCGGGGTCGGCTCTCATCTCCTCGGCGATCGCGAGCGAGATCGCCTGGTTCATCCTCAACTTCGGCACGTCATCCTCCTGGAACTCTCGAACGGGGCATGGTGGCGCGCAGCCACCTCACGGACTCTTCAGCGATCGCATCCTCGTCGGTCCCGGCGGGGACGTCCGCGACCTCCACGCACGCCAGGCCGACGAAGCCGGCCGAGTCGAACAGGCGCAGCGCATCCGTCAGGTCGAGGTCACCGGTGCCCAACGGCAGGCACGGCCACCATCCTGCGGGGTCACCGGGCTCGGCACTCGCGGCGAGGTCGAGGTCCTTCACGTGCAGCATCCGGGTGTGCGGCGCGAGGACCTCTGCGGCGCGGATCAGGTCGTCGCCGATGCGGATGACGTTGGCCGTGTCGAAGACCACCCCGAGTCCGGGTCGGTCGACGTCCTCGACGAGTTGGAGGAGGCCGTCGACAGTCAGGTCGCAGTGGGTCTCGATCGCGACCGGAAGGCCATGGTCGTCGGCATATTCGGTGAGCTCGGCCACGAGGGGGCTCAGTCTCTCGACGACGACGGCCTCGTCCTCGCTACCGAAGTGCGCCGTGGTCCCCACGACGATGCGTAGGAGTTCGGCGCCGATACCCACGGCGTGATCCACCGCCCTGAGGGCGTCGGCGAATCTCTCGGGCGACCGGCCCAACTCGAGCCCGCCGGGGTGGCCCCAGGCCAGGACCCGGTCGAGGCCGGCTTCGTCGAGCATGCGCCGTAGCGCCGATATCTCCGGGTCGGAGGTTCCCTCCAGATAGCAGGTCTCGAGGCTGATCCCGTCTACGCCCAACTCCACACACCGCGCGACGGCATCCGCCGTGGTCCAGCGGGTGTCGACCGGTGACTCCGAGGGGCGGACCTCGCCGAAGCGGCGGTGGTAGGTGTAGGTGTCGATACCGACGCGCACTCAGGCTCCGGATGCGACGGTGACGACCGCTCCGGTGCGGGCGCTCTCCTCGGCACCGGCGACGACCTCGACGGTGCGCGCACCCAGGTCAGCTGGGGAGAGGTTGGGTACGTCGCGGCCGAGAGTCAGGTCAACGAGGGTGTTGGGCGGGCCGTCGCAGAGGTACAGGCCCGCGCCCGGCGGCAGGTCGACCTTCTCGTCGACACCGTCCATGCGGTAATGCCACAGGAAGTCCCGCTCGAGGTCCAGGATCAGCTGACCCTCGGACCCGTAGATCCTGATGAGCAACTGGTGCCGGGGCCAGGGCTCGTCGGGGGCGTCGATGGCGTTGGCGGGGCCCGGGCAGCTCGCGCCGCTGAGTGAACCCGTCGCGCCCGACGAGAAGCGCAGGCTGATGGCGTCGTGCATGTCGACCTTCGCGTCGACGTTGTTCATGAAGGCGAAGACCTCCGACGCACGGTCGCCGGTCAGCCACATGGCGAGGCCCATCGCGTGACTCAACTGGGCCGGCGCGTAGCCCCCGCCTGACATGGCGGGATCGGTCCAGGTCTCGGCCTCGGGGGCGAAGCCCTCCGCCGATCCCTCGTAGCCACCGCCGTCTGTCGAGCGCAGCAGTTCCCGCGTGCCCGAGGCCATCGACACCATCATGTGTTCGACCTCCCCGACGCCGCCGCGTTCGTCGACGATCCGCTTGGCCTCCATGCCGAGGTGACCGTAGTTCCAGCCGAACGAGATCAGCAGGTGCCGACCCGTGGCCTCGGCGGTGCGGTGGAGGTCCCACGCGTCGGCGGGATCAGTGGTGAACGGCTTCTCGCACAGGACGTTGAGGCCCGCTTCGAGCGCCGCCTTGGCGTGCTCGTGGTGCATCGAGGAGGGGCTCGCGACCACGACAGCGTCGAGGTCCTGCGCGAGCGCGTCGCGGTAGTCCTCGCTGATGTGATCGAAGCCGAAGGTCTCCTGGATGGCCTCCAGCGCCTCGCGTCCCTTGCGGACCGCGGAGACCAACTCGACGTCCTCGCGGGCGGCGAGTATCGGGATGTGGTTGCTGATAGCCCACGAACCGGCGCCGATAACGCCGATGCGAACCTTTCCGTCATTGGTCACGAGCACGTCTCCCCTGGGGCCGGTAACGTTTCCAAGAATACGGAGCGAACGAACGGAGCGCAAGATGACGACGCAGACACCCGGGGGAGTCGGCGTGAACGGACGAGTGGCGGCGGTGACCGGTGCCGGGCGGGGAATCGGCCGTGCCATCGGCGACCTTCTGCGGGCTTCGGGTGCGCAGGTCGCCTACCTCGACATCCGCGCGCCGGACGACGAGGCGGAGCTCGTCGCCGCCGACGACGCCCTCTTCGTCGAGTGCGATGTCGCCGACGAGGCATCGGTCTCCACCGCTTTCGACGCGATCGAATCCCACTGGCGATCCGTCGAGATCCTCGTGAACAACGCCGGGATCTTCACGATCGAGCCGCTCGAGGAAACCAGCCGCGCCGCATGGGACCGGATGCTCGCCGTCAATCTCACCGGCACGTTCCTGTGCACGCGACGCGCCGTCTCCGGCATGCGGCAGGGCGGCTGGGGGCGTGTCGTCTCGATCGGCTCGAGTGCCGGCAAGACCGGCGGGTCGAAGAACATGGCGGCCTACGGGGCCTCCAAGGCGGCGGTGATGGCCTTCGCGAAGGCCGTCGCGTCCGAGTACGCGCCTTACGGCATCACCTCCAACGCGCTCGCTCCCGCGCTGATCGAAACGGACATGGTCGCCGGTATCGCCGATCTGGCCGATCGCATCCCGGTGGGCCGTCTGGGTCAGCCGCACGACGTGGCCAACGCCGTGCTCTTCCTCGCATCGGAGGAGGCGTCGTTCATCACCGGCGAGGTCATGGATGTCAACGGCGGATTCCTCATCGATTGACCCCGACCGTAGGGCCGGGACGCCCCGCCGGCCGAGCGGCGCTGGAAACGTTTCTTATCGTTGACTAACGTGCGGCCCATGGAGCGCGCCTGTTTCACCTTCGAGATCTATCCGCACATGATCGACGAGTACAAGAAGCGTCATGACGAGATCTGGCCCGAGCTCGTCGAACTCATCCAGGAGTCGGGACTGAAGAACTACACCTTGTTCCGACGTGGGACGCAGATCACCGCGTACGTCGAGTGTCACCCCGACATCGAGACGGCCTTCGCCAAGGTGGGTGCGTCCGAGGTCAACACGCGCTGGGCCACATGGTTCGAGGAGGTCATCGTCAGCCTCACCGACGATGACGGGAACCTGATGTGGGCCGACGAGGTGTGGCACCTCGACTGAATCCCTTCCCGTCCCCTGGCCCGATGGCCCGGGACCGCGTCACCCCCAGGTGGCGTGCATGGACGCGTAGGGCGCGAGTGCGACCGTCAGCTCGCCTTCGAGCACCGGCCGCGTCTCGTCGAGTGAGGCAGCCTGCGGGGCGTCGACCCCGGCGATCGATCCCGCCGTGCGGTCGTCGAGGATCCG contains the following coding sequences:
- a CDS encoding ABC transporter permease encodes the protein MTDTTISTDDASTVRPAGAPGRVSQAIANLPETAALLFVLVGLIIYFSIASEFFFDFDNFVNIGQNSAVVGIIAMPATILLIGGQVDLSVGSVAGLLGMTMAVTTTATDATTTPYGLGAGIGLAILITIGLALAIGFFNGLAVTKIGLNSLIVTLGGLAMFRGLAKVLGDGQTIRLNGFGDLGVSRPLFDIPTPVYIFIGVSIACHLLLKYTVYGRSIYAVGSNPQAARLAGIRTDRVLFIAFVLTALAVALAAMIRVSQIGSASTNAGSGFELTVVTAIILGGASLSGGRGSIAGTFLALLVLNTLQNGLIQTGVPSFWIEFSEGALLIIAVSFDRLRVRLGGAG
- a CDS encoding M81 family metallopeptidase; protein product: MAVGQFLLEANTFSPLRHDLSAFEPAGLHLDGGFGRSDLPDDELAAAWDVLATNGFRPVPTVRAWAGAGPQLTAGAFEAILHGIVEPLTDELAGVFLSLHGASAAENVDDPEGEILERVRTRVGRHVPIAVSLDCHAGITDRMVDNADVITAYRTVPHMDLYRTGRQAGELLVAAMNGGTRPVTGCVTIPMVAPADRQSNDLEPFGSLMDACAEAEKQPGVLAAAFFPSHPWRDVESLSWSVTCTTDGDADLADDVATAIAEEVWRARHELTGSERPDIATALRTALAGPAPFVLADAGDSPTGGSPGDSTELLRAAAPHRDHPIHLTIRDPRAARSCLAAGAGAMLRVTLGNGAIGTYNAATPVVAAVESLPAGDFAYTGSLAAGRRGTLGDAAVLAIGEIRIVVHSETVMLIDPVPYEAAGLDPSSAMVIQAKSHVSYREGFARITDRSVVANTPGPTAADLRLLPYRRRPSPLFPFEDDVNPSPIRR
- a CDS encoding thiamine pyrophosphate-dependent dehydrogenase E1 component subunit alpha, which codes for MSESTQRREAVRTDRRTRYERMVEIRTLENRVQALFGEGVVHGTTHLCLGQEAVAVGIAAAARPTDHVTCTYRGHGVALALGLSPTDVIGEIMGREIGSVGGVGGSMHLCDMEVGLLPTFAIVGAGIPVAAGAALTAQVRGTDDAAIAVFGDGSTNIGAFHEGLNLAAIWNLPVVFVCENNQYGEYSRIDLTTPVTDIADRAASYAIPGIIVDGQDVDAVAEATAGALDRARAGEGPTLLEMKTYRYAGHSRSDTAPYRPEGEFDEWFEKDPIAGFRARLVTEGLMSEADAEEIDAAIAAQIEQVVETVKAAPSAGVAAMFANIVAD
- a CDS encoding biotin/lipoyl-containing protein, translated to MRHTIKLPKLGDTTEEVVVLEWLVAEGDTVAAGDVLFRAETDKVEADVPAPVAGVLTERLVSEQDEVPNGTPIAVITSD
- a CDS encoding amidohydrolase family protein, with product MADRLDFVDTHVHFWERPHDKLEWVWLADDAIHPQLGKITKLKEHTSYSEPQLREDTAGLNVTKIVHVQAAIGSADPVDETAWLQEMADRTGWPNGITGDARLQSPDVEATIERHCEHANMRGLRDFAEGDYLVDPNFHRGYALLEKYDLVYDLDCTFDNMAKAADLARKFPNITLILDHAGFPQDRTDAYLQQWRKGMAALAEADNAVVKISGLGMGDYMAGGSWTVESIRPYVLGCIEAFGVERSFFGSNWPVDRMYSTYETMLDAYVEITSGFSEDEKVALFSANAERIYRI
- a CDS encoding SDR family NAD(P)-dependent oxidoreductase — encoded protein: MNGTTRTALVTGSAQGIGLACAVALAATGHRVIGVDVSAHDGEVFDRTVKVDLSDPAACRGLIDEIGRVDVLVINAAILHEVPIGEFTVDQFDQTLAVNLRAPFLLSQAASVGMAERGWGRIVNVASVAARTGGLSDSAVYAASKAGLVSLTRSFARHLGGSGLTANAINPGGIATPMANAQFERSSELLDRVLAQIPAGRLGEGREVAAVVSFLASEEAAFVNGVTVDVNGGWVMG
- a CDS encoding LacI family DNA-binding transcriptional regulator codes for the protein MARREATMKDVAEHAGVALSSVSRVLNDHPDVSEEMRQQVLDAIESVGYEPNLLASSLRRGSTKTIGFLASDISNPLFAEIALGAERRLDEAGYTMVLTNSEGSGERDERMIRLLRWRRTDGLILSVSDERRPGTLAELARLEEPVVLVDRDIRNLENASTVSSDHARGMRAAVDHLIDLGHSRVALISGSRSLRPVRERLRGFRRAFRANDLEPPEELLRVGSFSADYGEKATLELFGIDDPPTALIAGGNLLLTGVLRALRQLDLAVGDDVALISCDDVPLTELHSPPITVIDRDAVRIGELAAELLLEQLENGGTPGVAEAPTTLIIRESTTRSRPGGTKK
- a CDS encoding mandelate racemase/muconate lactonizing enzyme family protein; the protein is MKIERIEVIPLVVPLAETFRGSKYSMSERATLITRITTDDGVVGECFNGDEVDTQHEIAKIMIEELFPLIEGRDPLLVEQCWDAMLPPTFDILRDRKLVVMGMGAIDSALWDIVGKVAGLPINRLWGGFRDEIPIVAIGGYYGKTDAQLAAEMEEYLGFGLAGCKLKIGGLSPAEDAKRFEVARKAGGDDFVLTVDANQGYTVDEAVEFVRLVGAENIRWFEEPVRWYNDVRWMRDVRYMAGVRVAAGQSEFTRQGMGELIESGAIDVCNFDASWSGGPTEWRRIAGIAKVFGVEMGHHEEVQIAAHMLASVPHGTYTEVFHPTRDPLFWDLIANRSPIRDGMYSLPTGPGWGLELDTGYIDKYRVDR